In Danio rerio strain Tuebingen ecotype United States chromosome 9, GRCz12tu, whole genome shotgun sequence, the genomic window agatagatagatagatagatagatagatagatagatagatagatagatagatagatagatagatagatagatagatagatagatagatagatagatagatagatagatagatagatggatggatggatggatggatggatggatggatggatagatagatggaaagatggatggatggatgggtgggtggatgggtgggtgaGTGGATTtgatagatagacaaacagaccaaactatattacattaaagttgccacaTAATCCCATTTAaaaacaatggagttcaatgccaATGTCTTATGCATTGTCATCTTTCTGTCAAGTCACAGTATTTAGATTTTAACAtcaaaatctgattcattcacaatatttaacatttaatatcaGTTAGCTGTTATTTTGTAGAATAACaattatacaaataaacaaaaggttTTGTTAAATTAGAATTGATGATCTCTGTTGAAGGCATTTGCCCCAGCCTtctccatcattctccctctcttctcagatggggtGGCAGGTCAAATCAAAGGTCTtgggccctagtttgggtatCTCTTGTCtagacaaataaagaaaaaagggaAATTACAGTTACATACAAGATAAGTTACATTATTCCCCAGGAAGTATTTTTATAGCAGAGAAATATGATAATAAGGGTTCCCAAACATGAGAATTTgctataactttttaaaatattcaaatgccTTTAAAAGAGATCGTCATTTATAATTTGACGTAAATAAAACTAGTTTGTTTTGTTGCTGAgatacaaaaaaagcaaactgaaataaaatgtttcaattaaattatttaaattattctgaCTTTTTAAGAATGTAAATAATGACATTCGACAGACTATGCAAAAGacattggtgagcaaatcaaggcaaaaactagtgtaaatccattctgttataaataagattgtttttgtttttactgtaataacttcaatataaaatgtaaaaaaattttttgtatTAATTGATATAAAGCAgtattttctagttatttttaaatattattaaataaatggggaaattacccatggaaacaatatttaactttggcacactagcctcaatcaaatttggtttttggcccatcgtaagaaaaagtttgggtacCCCTGCTTTAGgcagatttaaatgtatttatttatttatttatttatttatttatttatttatttatttatttatttatttatttatttatttatgtgtttgtttatttgtttattcatttatttatttatttattagtttagttACAGTCAATTTCTTTCAAAACTGATTTATCCCTTGTTTTAAAATGgtctttttttgtatttgattaattaaatatgCTTTGTAGTTAATAATGGACAGACAACAAACTATAGTCTAGATCCCTTTTTGCGTGGGtgtacactttttatttatttatccagaATCGGCTAAATTCCATGTCATTTTTTTGATTTCACAATTCTTCTTGAGTTTTCTATATAATGTTTTGAGTAATTAATGAGTTTTCATTACTTTTCCTGCAAGTAATAACTTGTTTAAGGTTGCAATACTTCCTAAAAAGTACTGAGATAATCCATTAACAGGATCATTAAGTGGAGTCAGAATCAGCAAATCCCTTAAATCTCTTTACATCTACTACCAATTTATCAACCTCTCTATTTTTTTACTTCTCTCTCTAATCCTCCTACTTCACTTCATCCCACCTTCCACTGCAGTATCCCAGCAGACACTATTGCAGTTCCTActttctccccctctctctctgtctctcaaaATCAAAAGCTTTGTTCAGTGCAAGAAGTCGACATCTCCAATTTCACATTCATTCTGACATCTCAATAACTCACTGTCCAGCATTATGCCGCTATGAATTTTGTTCAGTCTCAGAGAAACAATGCAGATGTGCATAGCAATGTGTGCAAGTGTGTTGTGTGCAAGTcatttttcatgttcaagaaTAAAATTGAACAAACGAAGGAGCTCAAGTACAATATTTGTCATAGGCTTTTGAGATAATGTAACTGAGAGGTTTGGAACATATTTGGAAATGGGTAGAAAAAGCCGACATTGATTACTGGCTGAAGTTAACTGATTTAAGTAATCGCACACATGCAAGTTTTCCTTTCACAAATCTGTTTTGAACTGCATGTAGCAGTTTTGATAAACATCAGATCCAGTGTggctgttttttgtttctttttttgataCGCTAATGAAAATCCAAATGAAGACCAATTAAAGTCTGGAACACCACAAGCAGAAAAGATGTTAAAGCTTTATACACgcatatataaatgttttagtaACTCCAAAAACAATGTTCTTCAGAGAAAACAAATGGATTGCTAAGTCATACAATTCTAAAAGTGTgtgtataaaaatacaataacagCCCGCTGCAAAGCAGTGCAAATTAGAGGCAGAATGATAAGATTGTTGATTTGATTATACTGTTGTTCAATGGTGTGCATGAACATCTTTCTCATTCACCTCTATTAACTAATTCATATACTGAAGGTCAGAGAAAACACAGGTACATACTGCAAATCATAACATTACATAACCGATAGAGCTGAAAGTGTCCCGTCTTTTTATTCCCAAGTAACCCAAGTCTGTGTTGTCTATAGTCTTGATGTTTCCACTTGTCTCCTTCTTTATGAAGAAGAGGAGACCATAGAGAGTCTCTCAGCTgcggaggaggaagaggaggagactTCAGAAGCCGCAGCCACAGCAGCAGCTctagaggaagaggaggaggaggaggaggaggatgatgaggaggagcAGTGGAGTGGGGAGGAGCCTGAGCAGGAACCCCCATCTGAGCTCCTAGAGCGGGCAGAGGTCATAGGCGAGGCCCAGGCTCTCTCTGGCCTGCTGGCCGATGTTCACACACAGGCAGCTACTGCTGCTGACGAGGCTCCTAATGGGAGAGCTGAGGAGGCAGGGGGGCAAGAAAGCCCTACAGAAGGTGTGTCTATCCTTCTCCCGACCTGCATGCTTCTCTCTCCCTTCACAAAATAAGCGAAAGCATCGTGAGAGCTTTCTAAGGGAAtgtgggctcaaatatctcctcTATCTGCTAATGCTGCAAGGCAACACAGGCTTGATGGTGACCAGCTTCTGTGGCCAGagctatgtgtctgtctgtcattgTCTTTCTTCTTAAATGCTTTTCCCAGAGCAGCTGTCATCTGCTAGCTATCTGATGAAGCTTTTTCTGAACCTTTCTGCTTATTTCTGTATTGATGCTACTGCTGCCAGGTCGACCGTTTTCATATGTTGTTATCCattgctcatttatttttatttgccagCTACATTGCCAGTTTGTGGGTGATTTTTGCTGCATGCTCCAACAAAAcacctgcatttttttttcatgtgggatTCTGTGAATCCTCTGCGGTTTGTGATATTGTGATATTGTTATGCTTCATTTTCAAAGGCATTTGAAAAGCCAAGCTTGTTGATTTCATTTAAATGTGATTTCTATCAttaattttgctttttatttttcaaagcattgtcATTTCATGTGgtttacattaaaatgttcattttattgtattattgttattattatcatcatcattattattattattattattattattattattattaatattattattattattattactatgtgaAATAATAGATAATTAAATCAGTGATATTTTATCTAGAAGTGTATTTTAAACCTAGTTAATGCACAAAATATAGGAATAATCAACAAGTAGCTTGCATATTGTCTTATATGTGTTTACTAGTACTTGTTTATCTACTGAAAATGAGAACCACTGTGCATTTTCCATAATCTCTGTATATGTATTTGGCAGAAGTTTTTAAATCAGCCATTTCATCTTGCTGCTGGTGTACTGAAGTCACCATCGTCTTTGGACCACCGTCTTGGATATTTCATCCTCATTTTCTGGACTTCATCCACGCAACATTAATTGTTCTGGGTCTGCATGCTGGTCCTTGTCATATCCATGCTATCACTCCATCACTGAATTGGTATGTGTGTCTCATCGGCTGCTGGTATTTGAAAATGGATGTTCATTTTACCAAGAGCTTTGCCTGTCTGTGTGGTGGTTGGCCTGGCAAACAAGTTGTActttgaattattaataattcaatacaATGCAGACTACTTGAGATTTGCTTTCAGCTTTGAAGATGGAAGCAGAGAGGCCAGAGAGTGAGAGGACAGATCCAATTGGCATGGACTTCACTGAATCTGCAATGCATCTCGATGATGATCTCCCATCTTACCAGAGTCTTGCCAGAGATGCAGATATGCCAGAAAGCCCCTTTGCTCTAACATGCCCCATGGAGGATTTTGAAGTGCCTCCAAGAGATCAGGGTTATGCCAAAGAACCTTGTGAGGCTCCAACTGAAAATCCTGATGGACAATGTGGTGCTGTGAAACAGCCTTCAATCGAATTATGTGTCTCAAGCAACATTAATGAGGTCAAATTAGAGCAGATTCAAGAAAAACAAGTGGACATAACAGCAGCAGAGGGAGACATGAAGGACAAATCTGGCATGTCTGCTTACTTTGAGACCACAACAATTAAAACCGATGCTGTTGGATCTCAAGGAGAAGGATATTATGAGCTGAGTAATACATCAGAGGAACAAAAGGACTTTACTGGTAACATGCCACTTCCTGAAATCAGCTACAGCACATTGGCTCAAACACAATCTTTGGAAGTCCAACCAGATCTTCCGAAAAGTAGTGCAAACACACTAGATACCACTTCACCAGCAGACAGAAGAGATGACTGCAGATTGTCTCCTGGGAAATTGGCTCTGGAGCAGCGAAGTTACTCTTTGAATATTACTATTGGGGCAATGGATCATGGAGATGCCCAAGGGCGTCCCAGAAATTTCTCTCCATTGGCCACTGACATCATGTCTCATACTAGTGGGAGCCTTGATGAATCAGCTGATTACCTTCCTGTCACAACCCCCTCAGTGGAGAAACTCCCTCCGTTTCCCCCACTAATCCTGGAGGCAACTACCTCTGTTACAACTGCATCATCTTCACCTCCCCAAGCAACAGTCACTGATGTAAAGACCAGTCCACTGACAGAATCTCCAGAATCACCCATCCAAGCTAAGTGCTGTTATAAGAATGGCACCGTCATGGCCCCAGACCTACCTGAAATGTTGGACCTGGCAGGTACTCGTTCAAGGCTGACGTCTGACAACACGGATCAGGAGATGATGAGGAGAAAGTCTGTCCCAATGGACATGTCTTCTCTTGTGAGTGATTCTTTTGCACATTTGTTCAAAGGTGACCAGGCCCAAACTGCTACAAAAAGAGAAATGCAATTGGAGGAGCAAGGATATTGTGTTTTTAGTGAATACTCTGGTCCCATGCCATCCCCTGCAGATGTGCACAGTCCAATAGACACTTCTTCTCAGATCTTCAACACTGTGATATCAGAAGAGAAAGAAACTGGCCTTGTTGCATTTGGCCAACAGAAGAGCCAATCAACTGAAGATGTAAAAGCAATAGAAGTTATTTTGCCACAAGCAAAATCAGAAGAAGAAAAGCCACAAAACCAAGACTcatttgaaaatgaaagtgcACCTTTTGGAAAACCTTCTACAGATAATGCGAAAGATAAGTCTGGTCTTTTGACAACTGAACCTTTGGAAGAAATCAAGAGTCCAACTTTACCAGATAATGAGAAAGAGTTGCCTGACAAACCAGCTGAAATCTTTATCACACCAAAGGTGACGGTTACTCTTGAGGAAGCAAAGCCTGATCTTGATGCAGATACTAAACTTGCAGCTGAAACTGAAGCTGAAATAGCTGCTTATGAGAGGCAAATTCGCAAATTGGAGATGGAAGACCGGCCACTGAGTGTAGAGGAGGAACGGGAGCTCCAGGAACTCAGGGAGAAAGTAAAGAATAAACCAGACCTTGTCCACCAAGAAGCCTATGAGGAGGTGGATGCAGAGGACGTGTATCAGCTCACTGGAGCTGCGAAGGACAGAATTGCCCGACCCCTCAGACCATCCCCTGCATCTTCTGTAGAAAGCGCCACAGATGAGGAGAAACCTAGATCACCAGGCGAGAAAGAAGCTCTCAAAACAGATCCTAACAGGTTATCTCCTGTTGGgtcttttgagaaatattttagaGAAGAGAGACCTTCTGAGCAGGAGGTAAAGATGAAAGACTCAGCGGAGCCTGTCAAAGAGAAGGTTGCTGAGGAGAGACCTCAGGCTGCTCCTTTAAAGCCAGATGAGGCTCCTGTTGACACAACAGTGACTCAAAAAGCAGAGGAAGAGGTGGAGCTTGCTGAGGAGCCTGAAGAGGTCATGCCAGAACCAAAGCCAGCTTTAATATTGGAAGAGAAGCCAGTAGCAGAAAAATCTGAGCCTGAAGTTGTCATCAAAAAAGAGGAGATTAAAGTCATTGATAAAAAAGAAGTAGAGAATGAAGAAGTTTTGGAAGGCGCAAAAGCTGCAGAAGAAACTCTTGAGCCTCGAGCTGCGATTGAGTCAGTGGTAACAGTAGAAGATGATTTTATAACAGTGGTGCAGACCATTGATAAGAGCGAAGTGTCTGGACACAGCGTACGCTTCTCGGCTCCCTCTGAAGAGGAACACCCACAGCTCCTacaagaggaagaagaggaggaggaagagtcTGTTGAAATGGCTCAAGAAGTAGAGATGGAGGCTCCCAGTCTGGAGGAAATCGTAGATGTTCCTGAGCCCGTTGAGCCTCCTGTATGTCCAGCTAAAGAGTTAGAGGTACCAGAGAGTGAGGCCCCAACTCAAAGTTATGACGACTACAAAGATGAAACTACCATTGACGACTCCATCTTAGACAGCTCCTGGGTGGACACTCAAGGtctgattttaataaatatcttTTTGCATTAAATTTACTCAGCAAATGACACAACCTTTCCGAATATTAACTATTGTGTAAATTTGCTGGTGTGCAAGTACATAGCCGTTCAGTTTGGTATTTTATTATTTCGCCTATGTATTAATATTAAGGGCCATGTTGGATCAAGTAAATGTATGTTTACAGGCTGGCATAAGTGTAGCTTGCGTGTTTCACCTCATATACCCTATAGATGATGATAGGAGCATGGCCACAGAGAAAATTGAGCCTCTACCAAGAGTGAAGAGTCCTGTCAAGAAACCAGCCGCAGAGAAACCTGTCAAACCAAAGGCTAAAGGTGGCAGAGCCAAGGGACGGATCTCCACACCTGAACGCAAACCTGTTCGCAAGGAGCCATTACCCCTTCAGAAGGAtgagatgaagaagaaaaaaggtTTTTGTTGCTGGAGtgacattaaatgttttttttatatatattttctcccCATGACATTTCCTGTAGcacttttttttccaacaaaTTAAAGGTTTAAATATTAATCCTCTTTGGTTagatataaaatgtaaaactttgcAGTATggatcatacctgccaacactctgtttttcctgggagtcttcCATATTTTAGACCCATCTCCCGTTATGTTATTTCTGCCGGAAATTTTACTAATTTCACTTTCTAATTTTAACCCCCCACCCCTTGTCCTCAGTTTTTTGGTACAGTCTATAATACCCCCCTTATCGCCAACTTTGGACTACAAACACCTAGACATCCCCACCACTCCACAACCCCTGCCCCCAGTCTCTtgaatttttttacaaatgttggcaggtatggtatg contains:
- the map2 gene encoding microtubule-associated protein 2 isoform X26; the protein is MADGRQPEDSGPQWSSPGAQGSSSPGGHGENGFSSSYRTCQPGAGSATYAKENGFNGDLTSGHAVTAEQVSARIVQEVTAEAVAVLKGEQELHPETAVRLPSVEDSANLPPSPPPSPAAEHFGPLDQDVGDEEEAGPLRRFQNSRERCKFLAPSISVSVPEDDPYHSDEEYYEHPLFSPEWTRSGSRPPGQAAAFRQIQALKMEAERPESERTDPIGMDFTESAMHLDDDLPSYQSLARDADMPESPFALTCPMEDFEVPPRDQGYAKEPCEAPTENPDGQCGAVKQPSIELCVSSNINEVKLEQIQEKQVDITAAEGDMKDKSGMSAYFETTTIKTDAVGSQGEGYYELSNTSEEQKDFTGNMPLPEISYSTLAQTQSLEVQPDLPKSSANTLDTTSPADRRDDCRLSPGKLALEQRSYSLNITIGAMDHGDAQGRPRNFSPLATDIMSHTSGSLDESADYLPVTTPSVEKLPPFPPLILEATTSVTTASSSPPQATVTDVKTSPLTESPESPIQAKCCYKNGTVMAPDLPEMLDLAGTRSRLTSDNTDQEMMRRKSVPMDMSSLVSDSFAHLFKGDQAQTATKREMQLEEQGYCVFSEYSGPMPSPADVHSPIDTSSQIFNTVISEEKETGLVAFGQQKSQSTEDVKAIEVILPQAKSEEEKPQNQDSFENESAPFGKPSTDNAKDKSGLLTTEPLEEIKSPTLPDNEKELPDKPAEIFITPKVTVTLEEAKPDLDADTKLAAETEAEIAAYERQIRKLEMEDRPLSVEEERELQELREKVKNKPDLVHQEAYEEVDAEDVYQLTGAAKDRIARPLRPSPASSVESATDEEKPRSPGEKEALKTDPNRLSPVGSFEKYFREERPSEQEVKMKDSAEPVKEKVAEERPQAAPLKPDEAPVDTTVTQKAEEEVELAEEPEEVMPEPKPALILEEKPVAEKSEPEVVIKKEEIKVIDKKEVENEEVLEGAKAAEETLEPRAAIESVVTVEDDFITVVQTIDKSEVSGHSVRFSAPSEEEHPQLLQEEEEEEEESVEMAQEVEMEAPSLEEIVDVPEPVEPPVCPAKELEVPESEAPTQSYDDYKDETTIDDSILDSSWVDTQDDDRSMATEKIEPLPRVKSPVKKPAAEKPVKPKAKGGRAKGRISTPERKPVRKEPLPLQKDEMKKKKAVIKKAEFTKKSDIQTCSPSRKSVLKATVRHPRPTQHHACVKRKPTVSADGRLPFSVARHSRDRASDGRSRSPEKRSSLPRPASILTRRSHMAEHEESSTSITSSGSTAPRRPTCTESGRSRSARSGTSTPHTPGSTAITPGTPPSYSCRTPGTPRTPGTPKSLSLLSQEKKVAIIRTPPKSPATTPKQLRVLNQPLPDLKNIRSKIGSIDNIKYQPKGGQIHIQSKKIDLSHVTSKCGSLDNIRHRPGGGHVRIESVKLDFREKAHAKVGSLDNAHHTPGGGQIQIESHKLSFRDAAKARVDHGAEIVIETLGLSGGTSPHRHSHMSSSGSINMHESPQLATLAEDVTAALAKQGL
- the map2 gene encoding microtubule-associated protein 2 isoform X23, whose product is MADGRQPEDSGPQWSSPGAQGSSSPGGHGENGFSSSYRTCQPGAGSATYAKENGFNGDLTSGHAVTAEQVSARIVQEVTAEAVAVLKGEQELHPETAVRLPSVEDSANLPPSPPPSPAAEHFGPLDQDVGDEEEAGPLRRFQNSRERCKFLAPSISVSVPEDDPYHSDEEYYEHPLFSPEWTRSGSRPPGQAAAFRQIQALKMEAERPESERTDPIGMDFTESAMHLDDDLPSYQSLARDADMPESPFALTCPMEDFEVPPRDQGYAKEPCEAPTENPDGQCGAVKQPSIELCVSSNINEVKLEQIQEKQVDITAAEGDMKDKSGMSAYFETTTIKTDAVGSQGEGYYELSNTSEEQKDFTGNMPLPEISYSTLAQTQSLEVQPDLPKSSANTLDTTSPADRRDDCRLSPGKLALEQRSYSLNITIGAMDHGDAQGRPRNFSPLATDIMSHTSGSLDESADYLPVTTPSVEKLPPFPPLILEATTSVTTASSSPPQATVTDVKTSPLTESPESPIQAKCCYKNGTVMAPDLPEMLDLAGTRSRLTSDNTDQEMMRRKSVPMDMSSLVSDSFAHLFKGDQAQTATKREMQLEEQGYCVFSEYSGPMPSPADVHSPIDTSSQIFNTVISEEKETGLVAFGQQKSQSTEDVKAIEVILPQAKSEEEKPQNQDSFENESAPFGKPSTDNAKDKSGLLTTEPLEEIKSPTLPDNEKELPDKPAEIFITPKVTVTLEEAKPDLDADTKLAAETEAEIAAYERQIRKLEMEDRPLSVEEERELQELREKVKNKPDLVHQEAYEEVDAEDVYQLTGAAKDRIARPLRPSPASSVESATDEEKPRSPGEKEALKTDPNRLSPVGSFEKYFREERPSEQEVKMKDSAEPVKEKVAEERPQAAPLKPDEAPVDTTVTQKAEEEVELAEEPEEVMPEPKPALILEEKPVAEKSEPEVVIKKEEIKVIDKKEVENEEVLEGAKAAEETLEPRAAIESVVTVEDDFITVVQTIDKSEVSGHSVRFSAPSEEEHPQLLQEEEEEEEESVEMAQEVEMEAPSLEEIVDVPEPVEPPVCPAKELEVPESEAPTQSYDDYKDETTIDDSILDSSWVDTQDDDRSMATEKIEPLPRVKSPVKKPAAEKPVKPKAKGGRAKGRISTPERKPVRKEPLPLQKDEMKKKKAVIKKAEFTKKSDIQTCSPSRKSVLKATVRHPRPTQHHACVKRKPTVSADGRLPFSVARHSRDRASDGRSRSPEKRSSLPRPASILTRRSHMAEHEESSTSITSSGSTAPRRPTSFRTEVRTDHRTGRSHSATGTESGRSRSARSGTSTPHTPGSTAITPGTPPSYSCRTPGTPRTPGTPKSLSLLSQEKKVAIIRTPPKSPATTPKQLRVLNQPLPDLKNIRSKIGSIDNIKYQPKGGQIHIQSKKIDLSHVTSKCGSLDNIRHRPGGGHVRIESVKLDFREKAHAKVGSLDNAHHTPGGGQIQIESHKLSFRDAAKARVDHGAEIVIETLGLSGGTSPHRHSHMSSSGSINMHESPQLATLAEDVTAALAKQGL
- the map2 gene encoding microtubule-associated protein 2 isoform X29, with translation MADGRQPEDSGPQWSSPGAQGSSSPGGHGENGFSSSYRTCQPGAGSATYAKENGFNGDLTSGHAVTAEQVSARIVQEVTAEAVAVLKGEQELHPETAVRLPSVEDSANLPPSPPPSPAAEHFGPLDQALKMEAERPESERTDPIGMDFTESAMHLDDDLPSYQSLARDADMPESPFALTCPMEDFEVPPRDQGYAKEPCEAPTENPDGQCGAVKQPSIELCVSSNINEVKLEQIQEKQVDITAAEGDMKDKSGMSAYFETTTIKTDAVGSQGEGYYELSNTSEEQKDFTGNMPLPEISYSTLAQTQSLEVQPDLPKSSANTLDTTSPADRRDDCRLSPGKLALEQRSYSLNITIGAMDHGDAQGRPRNFSPLATDIMSHTSGSLDESADYLPVTTPSVEKLPPFPPLILEATTSVTTASSSPPQATVTDVKTSPLTESPESPIQAKCCYKNGTVMAPDLPEMLDLAGTRSRLTSDNTDQEMMRRKSVPMDMSSLVSDSFAHLFKGDQAQTATKREMQLEEQGYCVFSEYSGPMPSPADVHSPIDTSSQIFNTVISEEKETGLVAFGQQKSQSTEDVKAIEVILPQAKSEEEKPQNQDSFENESAPFGKPSTDNAKDKSGLLTTEPLEEIKSPTLPDNEKELPDKPAEIFITPKVTVTLEEAKPDLDADTKLAAETEAEIAAYERQIRKLEMEDRPLSVEEERELQELREKVKNKPDLVHQEAYEEVDAEDVYQLTGAAKDRIARPLRPSPASSVESATDEEKPRSPGEKEALKTDPNRLSPVGSFEKYFREERPSEQEVKMKDSAEPVKEKVAEERPQAAPLKPDEAPVDTTVTQKAEEEVELAEEPEEVMPEPKPALILEEKPVAEKSEPEVVIKKEEIKVIDKKEVENEEVLEGAKAAEETLEPRAAIESVVTVEDDFITVVQTIDKSEVSGHSVRFSAPSEEEHPQLLQEEEEEEEESVEMAQEVEMEAPSLEEIVDVPEPVEPPVCPAKELEVPESEAPTQSYDDYKDETTIDDSILDSSWVDTQDDDRSMATEKIEPLPRVKSPVKKPAAEKPVKPKAKGGRAKGRISTPERKPVRKEPLPLQKDEMKKKKAVIKKAEFTKKSDIQTCSPSRKSVLKATVRHPRPTQHHACVKRKPTVSADGRLPFSVARHSRDRASDGRSRSPEKRSSLPRPASILTRRSHMAEHEESSTSITSSGSTAPRRPTCTESGRSRSARSGTSTPHTPGSTAITPGTPPSYSCRTPGTPRTPGTPKSLSLLSQEKKVAIIRTPPKSPATTPKQLRVLNQPLPDLKNIRSKIGSIDNIKYQPKGGQILILNKKLDFSHVQSKCGSKDNLKHSPRGGNIHIQSKKIDLSHVTSKCGSLDNIRHRPGGGHVRIESVKLDFREKAHAKVGSLDNAHHTPGGGQIQIESHKLSFRDAAKARVDHGAEIVIETLGLSGGTSPHRHSHMSSSGSINMHESPQLATLAEDVTAALAKQGL
- the map2 gene encoding microtubule-associated protein 2 isoform X20 — translated: MADGRQPEDSGPQWSSPGAQGSSSPGGHGENGFSSSYRTCQPGAGSATYAKENGFNGDLTSGHAVTAEQVSARIVQEVTAEAVAVLKGEQELHPETAVRLPSVEDSANLPPSPPPSPAAEHFGPLDQDVGDEEEAGPLRRFQNSRERCKFLAPSISVSVPEDDPYHSDEEYYEHPLFSPEWTRSGSRPPGQAAAFRQIQALKMEAERPESERTDPIGMDFTESAMHLDDDLPSYQSLARDADMPESPFALTCPMEDFEVPPRDQGYAKEPCEAPTENPDGQCGAVKQPSIELCVSSNINEVKLEQIQEKQVDITAAEGDMKDKSGMSAYFETTTIKTDAVGSQGEGYYELSNTSEEQKDFTGNMPLPEISYSTLAQTQSLEVQPDLPKSSANTLDTTSPADRRDDCRLSPGKLALEQRSYSLNITIGAMDHGDAQGRPRNFSPLATDIMSHTSGSLDESADYLPVTTPSVEKLPPFPPLILEATTSVTTASSSPPQATVTDVKTSPLTESPESPIQAKCCYKNGTVMAPDLPEMLDLAGTRSRLTSDNTDQEMMRRKSVPMDMSSLVSDSFAHLFKGDQAQTATKREMQLEEQGYCVFSEYSGPMPSPADVHSPIDTSSQIFNTVISEEKETGLVAFGQQKSQSTEDVKAIEVILPQAKSEEEKPQNQDSFENESAPFGKPSTDNAKDKSGLLTTEPLEEIKSPTLPDNEKELPDKPAEIFITPKVTVTLEEAKPDLDADTKLAAETEAEIAAYERQIRKLEMEDRPLSVEEERELQELREKVKNKPDLVHQEAYEEVDAEDVYQLTGAAKDRIARPLRPSPASSVESATDEEKPRSPGEKEALKTDPNRLSPVGSFEKYFREERPSEQEVKMKDSAEPVKEKVAEERPQAAPLKPDEAPVDTTVTQKAEEEVELAEEPEEVMPEPKPALILEEKPVAEKSEPEVVIKKEEIKVIDKKEVENEEVLEGAKAAEETLEPRAAIESVVTVEDDFITVVQTIDKSEVSGHSVRFSAPSEEEHPQLLQEEEEEEEESVEMAQEVEMEAPSLEEIVDVPEPVEPPVCPAKELEVPESEAPTQSYDDYKDETTIDDSILDSSWVDTQDDDRSMATEKIEPLPRVKSPVKKPAAEKPVKPKAKGGRAKGRISTPERKPVRKEPLPLQKDEMKKKKAVIKKAEFTKKSDIQTCSPSRKSVLKATVRHPRPTQHHACVKRKPTVSADGRLPFSVARHSRDRASDGRSRSPEKRSSLPRPASILTRRSHMAEHEESSTSITSSGSTAPRRPTSFRTEVRTDHRTGRSHSATGTESGRSRSARSGTSTPHTPGSTAITPGTPPSYSCRTPGTPRTPGTPKSLSLLSQEKKVAIIRTPPKSPATTPKQLRVLNQPLPDLKNIRSKIGSIDNIKYQPKGGQILILNKKLDFSHVQSKCGSKDNLKHSPRGGNIHIQSKKIDLSHVTSKCGSLDNIRHRPGGGHVRIESVKLDFREKAHAKVGSLDNAHHTPGGGQIQIESHKLSFRDAAKARVDHGAEIVIETLGLSGGTSPHRHSHMSSSGSINMHESPQLATLAEDVTAALAKQGL